CCAATGACTTGTGCCAGACGAGTTCTCCTTCCAAGAGTTTGGAGAAAGCGACTTCTCTACGTGAGAGCCCACACAAGATACATGAAACTCAAAATAGGACAGATGTGTTTAGCCATGAGAATCCAAGTGACAGAGAATCCTCTGTTGCGCGATCATGGATCACAAAGGTTGGTTTTTCTTAGTCCTTGGGTAAAtcgtaaatgttttttttccatCTTATCTGAACTCATAATAGGACAGTTTCATCTCTCAACTTCATCGGGTTCCTTAATGCAGGAGGAAACTGCTCGTAAAGAGGACGCCCCAGGTGCGAATCATGTTCCTTGTCAAGCTAATGGATCAAACTCTGGAGATAGTCTAGTGAAGAAGGTTGAAGAGCAAGACTTAGGTGGTAGAAAGGATGTGCCTTTGACTGTCACGGGCTCAGAGATTCCGCCTCCTTGCCAAGTCAATCCTCTAGAGAAAGATCTTCACAGTAGTCCGGCTAGTCACAGGAAGCGTCAAGTTTGGGAACTGACAAAACCCGCCACCGTGAACCAGAAAATGGAGCTCGGTAATGAAGTCTCATGCGAAGGATCTCCGCATAAGAAGCTGAAGACAGAAAACgaaagcagcagcagcagcatatCACGGGATACAATTGGTAATGATACCgggatgatgaagaagagtCCCAAAGTCGTGTTCCCTTTGGACTTAAATGTGGAAGGAGAGGACATGGAACTAGACGATGATCTCATCCCACTTGGCAATAACAATGACGACGACAACAGCAGACGCACAGTGCCAAATCTCGAGCTGCCATTTAGAGGTGAACAAAGAACTGGACTATTGCCATTCTTAGCGGGAAAACCCAGCGCTAGCGAACAAAGTAGTCACAGCatgaataaagaaaaagagaaagaagatgatgacTCTGCTTCCCTGTCGTTATCACTCTCGTTTCCgggagaggagaagaagaatgtgAATACTCCGTTTTTTCTGTTCAGAGACCTTCCCAGATAACAAGGTTATAttgtttaagtttattttattatgagtGTCCTTAGTTGTTGAAGAAGACTACAACGAGATAAAATCACAGGTTTGTATATGAAAATGGTGATGGGAAAGAAAGATACCgaatgtttatttttagttactggttttttatttatagaataacAAAAGACTTCTGAAAccctctctatatatatttacttgtgTACTGGTGGTGAGTTTTCAAGACGCATGAGAAGGGTTCTTTGGTAATTCAGCTTTAGTATAAAATATCAAGACAGGTGTGTCTTGTTCGTCTTCCCAGTGTTCATCATCAGATCTCTTGGTTTTTACATATCTAAATGGCGTCCTGTGTTGCTCATCTTACTCTCTCAGGTAATCAATTCCTTCTCACTTTCCATCCCCGCTCCTCAAAGGAGTATGTCTATTGATGTTCCCATGCATGATTTTATACGGCCAATCCCTCATCTTTACTAAGTATTTTTGTGAGGGAATATCTGAACAACTTAGAACTCTTAAGTTGCGTTTTGATCTGTGAGAGAAGAATTTTGAGAGATGCATATCTTCttgtagtaaaaaaaaaaagcttcttgATTTGTAGTTCTTGAATCTGGTGGAAACAGGTTGGTCTCAATCTCATCTTGTGAAAGCAAATGGACTGTCTACTACAAAGCTCAATTCCAATTGTAACACTTCTGTATTGACTCTTCAGACGAAATCAAACCGGAGTCGCAAGTTTACAGTTTCTGCACGGTATGGGTAAGTATGCATGTCGGTttattatttctgttttttctcTCGTGGGTGAATGAATGAACGTCTTGTTGAAACTTAGCTCTACTAATGATTTTCAGAGACGAAGGGAATAGGAGAGGAAGTGGTGGTGATTTCATAGCTGGTTTTATTCTAGGAGGTGCTGTGTTTGGCGCTGTCGCGTATATCTTTGCTCCACAGGTTATTAATCTTTATGTCACTCTGTCTCTAATTCTTTTGGAACCTTGATGGGGAAAATAGTAGAGACATAATATATATAGCTAATGTTCAGAGGCTTTGGACTATGTTACTAATCTAATAGTGTCTTTGTATGAACTCTG
This genomic stretch from Raphanus sativus cultivar WK10039 chromosome 3, ASM80110v3, whole genome shotgun sequence harbors:
- the LOC108847320 gene encoding uncharacterized protein LOC108847320, producing MASCVAHLTLSGWSQSHLVKANGLSTTKLNSNCNTSVLTLQTKSNRSRKFTVSARYGDEGNRRGSGGDFIAGFILGGAVFGAVAYIFAPQIRRSIMSEEDEYGFKKPQEPTYYDEGLEKTRETLNKKIEQLNSAIDNVSSRLRGREKNTSSSPNDVPVETDPEVEATT